In Anthocerotibacter panamensis C109, the sequence CGAGTCGCATGACCATAGCGGGTCATCGTCCCATCCTCATGTAAAATGTCCACCATGTTGCCATAACCGCTATACTTTGGCCCAGCGGTGACCACGAGACCTGCTCGGGCTGCAACAACTTTAGCGCCCATCGGCCCATCGATATCCAAACCAGGATGGATGCGCCCGCCTCTTGGCCCAAAGGGAGACAGGATGGCTCCACGGATCGGCCACATATAGCCCCGACCACTAATGGGATTATTGGCAGAGCGGAACCGGTCGTCTAAAGAAGCCAAGCGTCGGGCGGAAGCTACTTCCTCGGCGGAGAAGGACTCCCCGCCTGCCGGGGAGATCTCTGGGTTGTAATCCAACAGCTGAACGTTCACTGGGTTAGCATCTTCAGGCTCGACCTCGGGGATCGCCCAGGCATAGGGCTGCTGAAGCATTCCCAGCAAGCAAGCCCAAACCAAAATAGGGATACGAAGCAAATGCTTAGAATGGGGGGATTTCTGGATTGAGGGGAGGGTACGTGCAACAAAGCTGTCAAATCCGACACGAAAGGCCATCTTTGATCCCTATATCGGTACAACGGTTGGAATAGCCGCCCGGTGTATACGAGAAATCAGAAGGTCACAAGTCCTGAGGATTTCTGCACAACCGTTAAGCTCTGTAGTCTACGAGGTTAGCTGCCGGGTTTGGGTTAGAGCTACCCTATCCAAGAAACTTACGGAACTTGGAATACACCCCTTTATCTCCCGAAGGAGTTTGGTTCCCCCGTCTCCCACCCAAGTAAACCCAGGTTGGAAGTTCGACTCCTAAGCAGAATAAGCTCTTTTCCATCTAATGGCAACCACTTAGGTAAAATCACGTAGGCCCTTAGGGTAAGTATTGTAGGGGGTCTTGAGCCTCTCCGCGCATGCGGACTTCAAAGCGTACATGCGGCTGGCTACACTGCCCTGAGCACCCCACTTCGAGAATGGGATCTCCTTGGGCCACCTGTTGTCCAGCCTGGACGAGCAGTCGGGACGCATGAGCATAGCGGGTAACAGTACCATCGCTATGTAGAATGTCTACCATGTTGCCGTAGCCATTATATTTGCGTCCGGCAGTGATAACCGTACCGGCCTGAGCTGCGACCACTGCGGTACCGGGGGGCGCGGCAATGTCAAGGCTACTGCGCTCGGGGCGCTCTCCACTCCGTGTCGTAGGAAGGATGGGGCCAGTCACCGGCCAAACCAGGGTGCGCGCCGGGGCAGGGTGCTGGGGCGTTTGGTCCGGTCCTTGCTCGGAGATGATAGGGATGGTCAGGGATTGACCGGGGCGCAAAAAATCTAGAGGAGCTGGAGTTGCCCGCACAATGGCTACCGGAGTAACCCCATGGGCTCGGGCGATAGATTCAAGGGTGTCTCCCGCTCTGACGGTATAAGAAGTAGCTGCCAATGGAGCTTGAGTTTGGCTTGCCAAGGCCAGGGCCATTTCATACTTAGTGGCAAAACTCTGGCGCAGTACTTGGTCCAGACTGGGAGCCTGAGCGGGTAGCGCACGGTTGAGCGAGGCCACAGCAGGACCAAAAGCCACCGATAAGCCCACCAAGAGCGCACCCCCACTCCAGACAACAGAAGGGATAGAGGGGGCGGAACGAACGACTTGAGAAGGGCTAGGACGTGTGTGGGCCGGTTTAGATCCTACTTTCAAAGGGTGCCTCCTGGATACCGATTGGTTTGTTAGGTTAAAGGTTACCCTACGGCAAGAAGCGACACAACACAAGTGTTTGCAAGGAATTAGGGCTAGGGGAGAGACCTACATCCGTAGCCCACTCCAGCCTTCCTTCCTAATGCAAACTCCTTGCTTGATTTCCTATAAAAAAGCAACCAAATATACCTTTTCCCATCATTCCAAGAGTCCGGCGACCTGTGACTTTACGGTGAAGCGCAGGCGTTCGTTGGCTATATCCACATAGATTGTACTTCCCTCGGGAAAATCTCCAGCCAGCAGGTGGTTGGCAATCGGGTTCTCCAACTCACGCTGGATCGCCCGTTTGAGTGGGCGTGCTCCGTAGGTCGGGTCGTAGCCTACCTCCGCGACAAACAGGAGCGCTTCCGGGGAGATTTCCAGGTTGAGTTTCTGGGCTACGAGGCGTTGGCGCAGTTGCTCTAGTTGGAGTTTGACAATTCGGACCAGTTGGTCTTTGCCTAAAGAGTGGAAGATGATGACCTCATCCACGCGATTGAGAAATTCAGGACGGAAGCGCTCGCGCAAGGCAACAAGTGCCATATCGCGCATCTCGATATAACGGCTCTCGTCGCCAGCGACGTTAAGGATGTACTCGGAGCCGATGTTGGAGGTCATAATCACAATCGTGTTACGAAAATCGACGGTATGTCCCTGCGCATCGGTCAACCGCCCATCGTCCAACAGTTGTAGCAATACGTTGAAGACATCCGGGTGGGCCTTCTCAATTTCGTCAAAGAGGATGACCGCATAGGGGCGGCGGCGAATCGCTTCGGTGAGTTGTCCGCCCTCGTCGTAGCCCACATAGCCCGGAGGCGCTCCAATCAGGCGGGCGACGGTGTGTTTCTCCATGTACTCCGACATATCGAGGCGTACTAGAGAATGGCGGTCATCGAAAAGCAGTTCTGAGAGCGATTTCGCTAGTTCGGTTTTGCCTACTCCGGTCGGGCCCAAAAAGATGAAGGAGCCCAAGGGCCGGTTAGGGTCGCTCAACCCCGAGCGTGAGCGGCGGATTGCTGCTGCCACTGCCGAAACAGCTTCATCTTGACCGACTACCTGCTCGTGGAGGATCGCTTCGAGCTGTAGGAGCTTTTGCCGCTCGGAGGTGAGGATGTTGGATACAGGTATTCCGGTCCACTTGGATACGATTTCGCCGATATCCTCCTCGGTGACCTGTTCACGCAGCAGGGATTTGTCGCTCTGACGGGCCTGTTGGGCTTGCTGTTCTTTTTGCAGGAGGGTTTTGTTGAGTTCGGCTAGCTTGCCGTATTTGAGTTCAGCGGCGCGGTTGAGTTCGACATTCCGTTCGGCTTGTTCGATGGCGCGGTTGACTTCTTCGATCTCGGATTTGAGCTTCTGAATCTCATCCAATACGCCGCGTTCTTGTTGCCACTGAGCATTGAGGTGGTTCTGTTCCTCGCGCAGGCTCTCTAGTTCGCGGTTGAGGCGGTTGAGACGCTCAATCGAGGCGGGGTCGTACTCTCGGGTGAGGGAGAGCCGTTCCATCTCCATTTGCAAAATCCGCCGGTCGATTTCGTCGAGTTCAACTGGCTTGGAGGTGATCTCCATTTTGAGTTTGGCTGCCGCTTCGTCTACTAAATCAATAGCTTTATCTGGCAAAAAGCGCTCGGTGATATAGCGGTTCGAGAGCACGGCGGCTGAGACCAAGGCGGCGTCGGTGATACGGACGCCATGGTGGAGTTCGTAGCGCTCCTTGAGCCCCCTGAGAATCGAGATGGTGTCCTCGACGGTGGGTTGGTCCACATAGACCTGTTGGAAACGGCGTTCGAGAGCAGCGTCTTTTTCGATGTACTTACGGTACTCATCCAGGGTGGTTGCCCCGATACAGCGCAATTCACCCCGCGCGAGCATCGGTTTGAGCAGGTTGCTTGCGTCCATGGAGCCCTCAGCCGCTCCCGCCCCCACCACCGTGTGGATCTCGTCGATAAAGAGAACTACCTGTCCTTCGGAGGCGAGGACTTCTTTGAGGACGGCTTTAAGGCGTTCTTCAAATTCGCCCCGATATTTGGCTCCGGCGACGAGGGCACCCATATCGAGGGTGATGAGTTTACGGTCTTTGAGAGATTCGGGTACATCGCCTCGGATGATACGTTGGGCGAGCCCTTCGGCGATAGCGGTTTTCCCGACGCCCGGTTCCCCGATGAGGACGGGATTGTTTTTGGTGCGGCGCGAGAGAATCTGAATGACGCGACGGATCTCTTCATCACGACCAATCACTGGGTCCAGTTTGCCGTCTTCGGCCATTTTAGTCAGGTCGCGCCCAAATTTTTCTAAGGATTGATACTTGCTTTCTGGGTTTTGGTCGGTCACAGTCTGTGAACCTCTGATATTTTGAATGGCTTTTTTGAGCTTGTCCTCCGTCAGATTTACTTCCCGAAAGGCTCTGCGCCCAAGCCGCTCATCGGTGGCATAGGCGAGCACGAGGTGTTCGACGGAGATAAATTCGTCTTTAAGATTTTTGCGGGCGCTGTCAGCGCGATCCAGCAGGGTATCGAGGGAGCGCCCTAAGTAGATGCTTTCAAGATTGGAGACTTTGGGCTGTCGGGTAATAAATCCTTCGACAAGGCGGCGCATCTGTGCCGGGTCTGCCCCTGCTGCCTTGAGGATCGTGGGGGCAAGCCCATTCTCTTGGTCAAGCAAGGTGAGAAAGAGGTGCTCTGCCTCTAGCTGCTGCTGTTTGTACCTGCGGGCGGTATCCTGTGAGCCAACAATCGCTTCCCAAGCTTTGGTGGTAAATTGGTCGGGGTTCGTGGGCTGCATGGGTTTTTCTGGATGCGTATGTGTGGATTATAACAATTGACAGCATACGGACTGTGGCTCTGAGCAGTTTACTAGCCAAGGACACCTTGCGACGACTACCGCTGCAAAGATCAAGTGCACCACCCACAACCGCTCCAAGAAGAGATGGTCCAAGATATGGTGCACTTGATGCTTAAATTCGTTGGAATAGAAGCGGTTAGGGGCCACCTAAAACCGTGTGGGTGCGGCTATTGTAGCGAACGCCTCGGGCGGCAGTTTCGGCGAGGACATGGACGTTTAGGTTAATGAGGGCAGCAGCTTTGAGGGTTTGGCTGCCGGTGTCGGAGCGCGAGAAGTAGGGGGAGAGGCCCTTGTAGGTGACGTTTCTGCCGTCCAAGACGATGGTGGCAGCTTCGTTAGCACTCTGGGAGGAGTTGCGCTCGAAGCGGATTTCATCGGGAGTGGTGGTGTTGCGGTAGATCTGGGCGGGGGCAGTCACGAGCAACCCACTGTAGTTCGGGAGGTCGTAGAGGGCGCGAAAAAGTGACTCCTGGATGGCTCCGCGGTTGGTACTGTTGGCGGCGTCGATGATGCCGATACTGTTCCTGACGTAGGGCGAGGCGCTCCCGGTGAAGTTGCTGTAAGGGTTGGGGCTGTAGGCAACACGGCGGGCAAATTCTTCTTCATCACTCACCAGGGTGCCCTTGATGACGAGTGAAGAAGTGTTGGCGGAGCTGTCCCCAGCATAGGTGACCGGGGTGGTTCCGGTGGGGCGGTTCACCGTGTCGGGAGCTTTGGTGGCGAGGTTGTACTTCCAGCCTTCGGTCAGCCGGTCAAGGCGGAGGTTGGTGTAGTAGAGCGGGCGGCTCACATCACGCCGCAAGACGGTGCTTGAGGTCTGCTGGATGAAGTCCACAGAACCGACTCCGATGATTTCGGCGGTCGTGCTCGTGACGGAGATGCCGGTTTGTTCCTCAATCCCGATGGCGAGAATGCCGGTGTTATTGTTGTCCTGGATCGCCTTGCCAAGGATGCCCAACGTCCGCCCAAGGCGACCGCGTTTCGTGTAGTGGGTGTCAATGACAGTATTGCTGAGGAAACTCAAAAAATCAGTGTGGATGCCCGAGCCGCCTGCACTGGCGTCATCGAGAAAGGGCGTCCTCGCGTCCTGAAGGACATCCAGCGAAATTAAGTCCATCCCACCTGAGAAACTGTACTGAGGCAGGCTCATCGCCCCGGCACTGGTCCCGCCGATGGCCCCATTATTGGTGTTGACGACGGTGCGGATGTTGGTCTCCAGGGTCGTGCCGTTCCACTCATCGTAGTAGACACCCTGGTCACCACCTTTGATGAAGACCACATCGGCAGTACTCACGGTATCGACGATAGCAGGGTTGTTGGCGTCAGCTTTGGTGGCGACTGTGACATTGACTGCTTCGGTGGCTCCTAGCCAAATAAAGTAGTTGGGGAGAAAAGAGTCAGCTACCGCAGTGGAGAGGATAACGACTTTGATTTTGCCATCGTTATTGCGGTCGCCATTGAGGACAAGTTTCCGGTAGAGCTTATAGGACCACGCACTGGTGTCGCCGATATCTCCCTCGGCTCCGCCACCTGCTGCGACAAGCACACCGATAGCATGAGCAGCACTGGTACAAAAAGTAAGAGCGAGAAGACAGAGCATAACACTCGGACGTAGCGCAAATTTAACCACGGGGATGCTCAAACACATCCGGGTAACGATAATATCTAACAGGCAGGGATCTTTGTATCCCTTGACACAATTGGTAGTTTCACGGGCTCCAGGGTGCTATTTTTAGTCCTGTTCTTTACCGAGGTAATGGGTCTAAAGCCCTGCCCTTCTAGGGCAGCTTTTTGATATACTTCGGCTGGCCATGCGCAAACGCCACGAAAGCCACTATTGGCACCTCGCCAACCACCATGCTCAGCTTCGTGCGACATACTGTGGGAAGAGAAAGACCATTGAAGCAATCTAGGGAATCCCATAGCCCGCCTGGAGGCATAGCCTTTAGGCCGGGGAGGATGTCAAATAAATCCATGTTCAGCCAAAAAAGCGCTGTCAATGTGGGGTTCAGGGCTGTTGCCCGCGCTAGTATCCACCATGCGAGCAACGTATTTGGCAAGGATGTCCCCTTCTAAATTGACCGGCTCACCGGGTTGCAGGGCGATGAGGTTGGTTTCTTGGAGGCTAAAGGGGATGACTGCCACGGTGAATGTCTGCTCTGTAGCGCGGGCAATGGTCAAGCTGACGCCATTGACTGCGATACTGCCCTTGGGTGCCAGGAAGCGGCGCACGGAAACGGGAGCCCAAAAGGTCATCTCGACAAACTCCCCCTGTTCAGTCCGTGCCTCCAGAAAGCCGGTGCCATCGATGTGCCCGGAGACGAAGTGCCCGCCGACTTTCCCCCCCAAGCGCAGAGAACGCTCCAGATTGACCAGACTTCCGGCAGCCCGTTCGCCCAAATTGGTGCGACTCAAGGTTTCATCGGAGACTTGAGCGGTGAAGCGGTCCCCCTGATACTGGATTACTGTCAGGCACACCCCGTCCACGGCGATACTGTCCCCGAGGGCGACCTCCTCCAAAACCTTACGGGCACGAATGGTCAGGCGCTCCGTGCGTACGATTTCCACATGCCCGACTTCCTCAATCAAGCCTGTGAACATAGTTGCCTCCTTGCGCTGTCGCCCTGTGCCATAATTTTCTGGGTCCACTACTTCTTACCATGATGCCTGCTGCGCCCCTTGCGATCACCGGAACCTTCCTGGATGAGATCAGCCACGACATCCCCTGTGCCAATTGGGGCGCACAGGAATGGGCGCGGGATTTCGCCGCCATGCGAGCAGTGGGTATCGACACGGTCATCCTCATCCGCTGCGGCTACCAAAACAAAGCGACTTTTGACTCCAAGGTTCTTGCCCGCGAGCACGCAGTGCTGTTGGTTCAGGAAGACTTAGTGGGGCTGTTTCTCACACTCGCCGAACAGTTTGGGATGGCCTTTTATTTTGGCACCTACGATTCGGGGCGCTATTGGCACAGCGGTCAGCATCAGCGCGAAATCGACCTCAACTGCGCCCTGACCGAGGAAGTCTGGACCCGCTACGGTCATTCTCCAGCTTTTAAGGGCTGGTATATCTGCCACGAGATCAACACTTTTGATGAAGGGGTGATGCGGGTTTATGAACAATTAGCTCATCATCTGCGGGGGCTTGCGCCACTCCCGATGCTCATCTCGCCCTATATCCGGGGGATCAAACAGTTCGAAGACGCCATCTCTTTAGAGCAACATGAGCAGGAGTGGGAAGCAGTCTTCAGTCGGGTTGCGGGTTTGGTGGATATTGTCGCCTTCCAGGATGGGCAGGTGGAATTCGCTGCCCTGCCCGACTATCTACGCCTCAACCGCGCTCTAGCCCTGAAGTACGGCCTCACGTGCTGGTCCAATGTAGAAAGTTTTGACCGGGACATGCCCATCAAGTTCCCACCCATCAGTTGGCCCAAGCTACGCTTCAAACTAGAGGCGGCGCAGCAGGCGGGCATAGACAAATTAATTACGTTTGAATTTTCTCACTTCCTCAGCCCGAACAGTATTTATCCCGCCGCGCACCATCTCAATCGGCGCTACCGGGAGTGGTTGGAGGGGTAGGTGGATGCTTCCCTTGCGTTAAATCAGGCGTTGGAGTGCTTGCTTGAAAAGCATAGGATTCAGCGACACGCCAATACCGAGAGAAACTTTTGAGGTCCAAAAATCCGTCATAGGCGACCAAAGGCTCGACAGGCAGAACGGTGACAGGGAGTGTGGATTCGATAGTGGACCGGATTACCTGGAAGCGGGGGCTAGGACTCGCAGTAGTGAGGACTCCGTCCGCCTGATGTTCCTGGGCAAAAGCTATGACTTCCGCGGCTACCTCTCCGCGACGAATCACCACGGGCAATTCCAGTAGACACTCATAGATAAAGACCAATCTTTTAAGCCTGAGCTGCCATTCCTCCAGTAAGGCTTCGTCCCAGACCCATAGGGCGGGGCGGGTGGGATAGGCGAGAAGGGCAGGATGAGTCGGGCTCAGGCAATCTCCATGGACCCATACAACCGGGTTGGTGAAGTTCATCGCGGTTTCCGGTGCTTCTTTTTGGGGTCTTCAGCATGGGGAAAGAGTTTTTGGCTCAGGCGTTCGTAGCTTCCCTCAAAAGGACAATGACCGTAGCGCGGGCACTTGCGACAATAGACGCCCTCGGTGTAGCGCTCCAGGTTTTCGCGGTTAAAGAAGTAGGGTTTTTGGCTGTAGGTGCTCGCCACCCATTGCCAGGAGAGGTTGTTGCTCGCCGGGTCGCCATCGAGCAAGTGCTCCAGAAACCAGAGCGCCCCCGCCTGCCAACGCGTAGTCCGCCAGTGCACAACATAGGCGGCAAGCCACATGCGGGCATGGTTGTGCAGGTAGCCGGTCCTGTGCAGTTCGGCGCTGAAGCTATCGATACAGACCAGCCCTGTGGTCCCTCGGGGAATATCCTCAGGGAGGTTAGGCGCATAGTGCTTGGGGGAGAAGCCCGTCTTGTAGGGCGCTAGATCTTCCCAGATAGCATCCCCAAGCTGCTGATAGACCCGCTGCCAGTAGTCGCGCCAGCCCAATTCCTGAATAAATTTCTCGACCATGCGCGGGTCATCGACTTGGGCTAAAGCCCAATGGCGCACTTCAGCCAGACTGAGTACGCCATAGCGGATATAGGGGGAGAGGCGAGACACCGCCCCCCTGAGATAATTGCGAGATGAGCCATAGCGCGTGATTTCGAAGCGTCTGAGCGCACCTAGAGCTGCTTTACGACCTCCCGGCGTCTCTGGGACCGGACCTGGAAGGACGGCAGGAAACTGTTCCTGGAGGTACGTAATCATGTCTGCGCGGTCGGTAAAATCGCGGCGCAGATCACGGGACACAGCTACCTCCAGAACGCAGTCTTAGCAGCGTAAACTTCAGTACTACTGAGCGACGTAGGGGCAAAAGCTGGCACAGTTGAGTTCGCGGTAGGGGGCGATTTTGCCGCACAGACCACAGACTTCCACTTTAGCCGAGGTTTTAGAACGATTTTGGTAAGCCCAATAAGTCTGGGTCGCCCACTCCTTGAGGGGCCAGCGGTCGAGACCAGGAACCAGCAATTCTTCTTTGATTCGGCCAATCTCTTGATCGATTTGCGCTAGGGTCAGACCGTCTTGGCAAGCAGATTCTACAAGATTGACAAAAAAGGTCTTGAACTCTAGATCTACCTCCAGGGAAGCATCCATCGTCTGGGGTGCCAGTTGTTGCATGACCATGATTGTGGCTCCGCTCTTTACGTTTCTTGTCATAGCTTAACACTTCTTTACAGTCGAGGCAAGCGAAAAGCCAAAAAAGGGCGCTATCTAGATCGCTAAAACTCCCTTCAGGCAAAGCTTATAGTCTTAAATGTTTGCGCGTCCTAGGCCCTTGAGTTTACCTGCAAGCTCTTAAGGAGAACCTAAAAAATCCCCGTTAATGCATCCTATCCAGTACAATCACCCCAACTTCCGCCCATTTTAAAAGATCATGGATAGTACATTCACACGGCGCGGCTTCCTCCATGGCACCGCCTCAGCCGCTACCGGCTTAAGCCTCACCGCCCAACTCCCCGCCACCGCCCAGCCCCTACAGCCGGTTGTCGTCTCCAGCGCCAATGGCCTGCGGGCTACCCAAAAAGCCATGGACCTGATGCACAAGGGAGCCGACACCTTGGCGGCTGTAGTGGCTGGGGTGAATATCGTTGAAGACGACCCCAACGACAACAGCGTCGGCTATGGGGGGCTACCTAACGAAGATGGTGAAGTGGAACTCGACGCCAGTGTGATGCATGGGCCGACGAAGCGGGCGGGGGCGGTCGCAGCCCTGCGGAATATCAAGAACCCCTCTCAAGTCGCCAAACTTGTCATGGAGCGTACCGACCATCTGCTCCTGAGCGGCGAAGGAGCCCTACGCTTCGCCCTTGCCCACGGCTTCAAAAAAGAGAACCTATTGACCGATGCCTCACGCATGGTTTGGTTGCGCTGGAAAGAGACCCTGAGCACTAGAGACGACTGGGGACCGGGCCTGTCCATCCTAGAGGACGACGAGTTAGCCCAGACCCCCGAGCAACAGCAACTCCTTGACCGCATCATCGCCAATCGTCCCACCGGCACCATCAACTGTCTTGCGCTCAACGAACGCGGCGATATCTCCGGGACCACCACCACGAGTGGCCTCGCCTTCAAGATTCCAGGTCGGATTGGCGACTCCCCCCTCATTGGCTGCGGGCTCTTTGTGGATAATGCGGTGGGAGCGGCAGGTTCTACGGGTCGAGGCGAGGAATGCATCAAGATCAACGGAGCGCACACAGTAGTCGAAATGATGCGCCGGGGAGCCTCTCCCACCGCAGCCTGTCTGGAGGCTGTCAAGCGGGTGGCGGATAACTACAACGGCAACCTCAAAAAACTCAGCCAGTTCAATATCCATTTTTACGCCCTCAATAAAAAAGGTGAATACGGAGCAGCAGCGCTCTTCGGCTATGTCGGTCCCAACCGTAAGCGCAGCCAGTATGCCGTCCACAACGGGCGCGAGAACAAACTGCTCGACAGTGCCTACCTCTATGAGGCTCCGCTCAAGCCGACTTCTTAAGGGTTTGACACTGCTCACCTGCTCCACAACTTCCTAGCCCCCGACAGGTACACTTGATAAGACCATCCCCATGCGACAAAGACCTCTTCCTATGACTAACACCCTGACCAGAACAGAGCCCAAGCTCCTGGAACTCAAGGCTCGTCTGACCGAGATCAACGACCTCGATTCCGCCAATGCCCTCCTCTCGTGGGACCAATCCACCTATATGCCACCCGGAGGTGCCACCGCCCGCGCCCGCCAAATGGCGACCCTCCGCCAACTCTCCCACCAAAAATTCACCGACCCCAGCCTCGGTAAGCTCCTAGAAGACTTGGAGCCCTACGCCGAAAGCCTGCCCTACGATTCCGACGAAGCCAGCCTGATCCGCCTCACCCGGCGCGAGTACAAGGAAGCCCTGCGTATCCCCGCCCATTTCATGGCCCAACTCTCCAACCACACCGCCACCACCTACGAAGTCTGGACCCGTGCCCGCCCCACCAACGACTTCGCCATGGTCGCTCCCTATTTAGAAAAAAGCCTCGACCTCAGTCGCCAACTAGCCGAATTCACCCCAGACTATGAAAATATTGCCGACCCGCTGATTAACATGGCGGACTTTGGCATGAAAGCGACCCAGATCCGTGCTCTCTTCAGCGAACTGCGCGAACACCTGCTCCCCATCGTCCAAGCAGCCACCAGCCAGCCCCCCGCCGAGGATTCCTGTCTGCACCAGTCTTTCCCTGAAGCCGCTCAGTTAAAATTTGGTCTGATGGTCATCCGCTGCTTCGGCTACGACTTTGAGCGGGGCCGGCAGGACAAAACCCACCACCCCTTCATGACCAAATTCTCGTTAGGCGACGTGCGTATCACCACCCGCGTCCGCGAGTATGACCTGACCGAAGCGGTCTTTAGCACCCTTCACGAGTCAGGGCACGCCCTCTACGAACAGGGGATCCCGATGGCTTTTGAGGGCACGCCTTTGGCTTCAGGGACTTCCTCCGGGGTCCACGAGAGTCAGTCGCGCCTCTGGGAAAACCTGGTCGGGCGCTCCCGAGGCTTCTGGAATCACTTCTATCCCAAGCTCCAGGAATACTTCCCCAACCAGTTAGGTCAGGTCTCTTTGGATACGTTTTATCGGGCCATTAACAAAGTTCAGCGCTCTTTTATTCGCACCGACGCGGACGAGCTGACCTACAACCTCCACGTCATGCTGCGCTTTGAGTTGGAGATGGACTTGCTGGAAGGACGGCTGTCCGTCCAAGACCTGCCCGCCGCCTGGAACGAGCGCTTCACCGCCAGTCTGGGCATCACGCCCCCCAACGATGCGGATGGATGCCTCCAGGATGTGCATTGGTTTGGCGGAATTATCGGTGGAGCCTTTCAAGGCTATACCATCGGTAATATCCTGAGCGC encodes:
- a CDS encoding M23 family metallopeptidase, which translates into the protein MAFRVGFDSFVARTLPSIQKSPHSKHLLRIPILVWACLLGMLQQPYAWAIPEVEPEDANPVNVQLLDYNPEISPAGGESFSAEEVASARRLASLDDRFRSANNPISGRGYMWPIRGAILSPFGPRGGRIHPGLDIDGPMGAKVVAARAGLVVTAGPKYSGYGNMVDILHEDGTMTRYGHATRVIVHVGQVVAQGEPIMTLGCTGRCTGPHVHFEVRLAGHAVNPLPYLR
- a CDS encoding peptidoglycan DD-metalloendopeptidase family protein, which encodes MKVGSKPAHTRPSPSQVVRSAPSIPSVVWSGGALLVGLSVAFGPAVASLNRALPAQAPSLDQVLRQSFATKYEMALALASQTQAPLAATSYTVRAGDTLESIARAHGVTPVAIVRATPAPLDFLRPGQSLTIPIISEQGPDQTPQHPAPARTLVWPVTGPILPTTRSGERPERSSLDIAAPPGTAVVAAQAGTVITAGRKYNGYGNMVDILHSDGTVTRYAHASRLLVQAGQQVAQGDPILEVGCSGQCSQPHVRFEVRMRGEAQDPLQYLP
- the clpB gene encoding ATP-dependent chaperone ClpB → MQPTNPDQFTTKAWEAIVGSQDTARRYKQQQLEAEHLFLTLLDQENGLAPTILKAAGADPAQMRRLVEGFITRQPKVSNLESIYLGRSLDTLLDRADSARKNLKDEFISVEHLVLAYATDERLGRRAFREVNLTEDKLKKAIQNIRGSQTVTDQNPESKYQSLEKFGRDLTKMAEDGKLDPVIGRDEEIRRVIQILSRRTKNNPVLIGEPGVGKTAIAEGLAQRIIRGDVPESLKDRKLITLDMGALVAGAKYRGEFEERLKAVLKEVLASEGQVVLFIDEIHTVVGAGAAEGSMDASNLLKPMLARGELRCIGATTLDEYRKYIEKDAALERRFQQVYVDQPTVEDTISILRGLKERYELHHGVRITDAALVSAAVLSNRYITERFLPDKAIDLVDEAAAKLKMEITSKPVELDEIDRRILQMEMERLSLTREYDPASIERLNRLNRELESLREEQNHLNAQWQQERGVLDEIQKLKSEIEEVNRAIEQAERNVELNRAAELKYGKLAELNKTLLQKEQQAQQARQSDKSLLREQVTEEDIGEIVSKWTGIPVSNILTSERQKLLQLEAILHEQVVGQDEAVSAVAAAIRRSRSGLSDPNRPLGSFIFLGPTGVGKTELAKSLSELLFDDRHSLVRLDMSEYMEKHTVARLIGAPPGYVGYDEGGQLTEAIRRRPYAVILFDEIEKAHPDVFNVLLQLLDDGRLTDAQGHTVDFRNTIVIMTSNIGSEYILNVAGDESRYIEMRDMALVALRERFRPEFLNRVDEVIIFHSLGKDQLVRIVKLQLEQLRQRLVAQKLNLEISPEALLFVAEVGYDPTYGARPLKRAIQRELENPIANHLLAGDFPEGSTIYVDIANERLRFTVKSQVAGLLE
- a CDS encoding cyanophycinase; amino-acid sequence: MLCLLALTFCTSAAHAIGVLVAAGGGAEGDIGDTSAWSYKLYRKLVLNGDRNNDGKIKVVILSTAVADSFLPNYFIWLGATEAVNVTVATKADANNPAIVDTVSTADVVFIKGGDQGVYYDEWNGTTLETNIRTVVNTNNGAIGGTSAGAMSLPQYSFSGGMDLISLDVLQDARTPFLDDASAGGSGIHTDFLSFLSNTVIDTHYTKRGRLGRTLGILGKAIQDNNNTGILAIGIEEQTGISVTSTTAEIIGVGSVDFIQQTSSTVLRRDVSRPLYYTNLRLDRLTEGWKYNLATKAPDTVNRPTGTTPVTYAGDSSANTSSLVIKGTLVSDEEEFARRVAYSPNPYSNFTGSASPYVRNSIGIIDAANSTNRGAIQESLFRALYDLPNYSGLLVTAPAQIYRNTTTPDEIRFERNSSQSANEAATIVLDGRNVTYKGLSPYFSRSDTGSQTLKAAALINLNVHVLAETAARGVRYNSRTHTVLGGP
- a CDS encoding riboflavin synthase, which codes for MFTGLIEEVGHVEIVRTERLTIRARKVLEEVALGDSIAVDGVCLTVIQYQGDRFTAQVSDETLSRTNLGERAAGSLVNLERSLRLGGKVGGHFVSGHIDGTGFLEARTEQGEFVEMTFWAPVSVRRFLAPKGSIAVNGVSLTIARATEQTFTVAVIPFSLQETNLIALQPGEPVNLEGDILAKYVARMVDTSAGNSPEPHIDSAFLAEHGFI
- a CDS encoding DUF4434 domain-containing protein — encoded protein: MMPAAPLAITGTFLDEISHDIPCANWGAQEWARDFAAMRAVGIDTVILIRCGYQNKATFDSKVLAREHAVLLVQEDLVGLFLTLAEQFGMAFYFGTYDSGRYWHSGQHQREIDLNCALTEEVWTRYGHSPAFKGWYICHEINTFDEGVMRVYEQLAHHLRGLAPLPMLISPYIRGIKQFEDAISLEQHEQEWEAVFSRVAGLVDIVAFQDGQVEFAALPDYLRLNRALALKYGLTCWSNVESFDRDMPIKFPPISWPKLRFKLEAAQQAGIDKLITFEFSHFLSPNSIYPAAHHLNRRYREWLEG
- a CDS encoding FAD-binding domain-containing protein, translating into MSRDLRRDFTDRADMITYLQEQFPAVLPGPVPETPGGRKAALGALRRFEITRYGSSRNYLRGAVSRLSPYIRYGVLSLAEVRHWALAQVDDPRMVEKFIQELGWRDYWQRVYQQLGDAIWEDLAPYKTGFSPKHYAPNLPEDIPRGTTGLVCIDSFSAELHRTGYLHNHARMWLAAYVVHWRTTRWQAGALWFLEHLLDGDPASNNLSWQWVASTYSQKPYFFNRENLERYTEGVYCRKCPRYGHCPFEGSYERLSQKLFPHAEDPKKKHRKPR
- a CDS encoding N(4)-(beta-N-acetylglucosaminyl)-L-asparaginase, with translation MDSTFTRRGFLHGTASAATGLSLTAQLPATAQPLQPVVVSSANGLRATQKAMDLMHKGADTLAAVVAGVNIVEDDPNDNSVGYGGLPNEDGEVELDASVMHGPTKRAGAVAALRNIKNPSQVAKLVMERTDHLLLSGEGALRFALAHGFKKENLLTDASRMVWLRWKETLSTRDDWGPGLSILEDDELAQTPEQQQLLDRIIANRPTGTINCLALNERGDISGTTTTSGLAFKIPGRIGDSPLIGCGLFVDNAVGAAGSTGRGEECIKINGAHTVVEMMRRGASPTAACLEAVKRVADNYNGNLKKLSQFNIHFYALNKKGEYGAAALFGYVGPNRKRSQYAVHNGRENKLLDSAYLYEAPLKPTS